The genomic stretch ACTGCGGCGCGGCAATCTGTCAGCATTTCGCGTCGATTGCGCGTAGCATAGGGGGCCTGTTATGCCGTTACCCCGCCTGGCCCTCGACCGCCTTCCACTCAAACCCGGCACTGCTTCCAGCGTCCTGGCGGCGTCCCTGACGCTGGTGACGTCCGAATTCGTGCGCAGCGGCATGTACGGCGCTTACTTCACGCAGGTGATCGACACGCAGTACCACCTGCCGGTCGCGGTGGCGGGCATGGTCGTCGCGGCGCACATGATCGCCGACACACTCATGCGGGCGCCTGCCGGGTCGCTGATCCAGAAGTACGGGCCGCAAAAAGTCGCGTTTGCCGGCGCAGTTCTGAGCCTGGTCGCCCTGAGTCTGTTGCTGCTGCCGGCGGCGCACTCCATCTGGATGGTCATTCTTATTGCTGCGCTGCACGGCATCGGGTTTTCGCCGGTGTGGCCGGCCATGATGAACCTGACCGCCGACGCCGCCCTGCCCGGGTACGAGGGCCGCACCCTGACGCTGGTGACCAGTTCATTGATGCCGCTGGTCGGCCTGGGCTTCATGGTGTACGGGGCGGTTGCCAAGAATCCGGATTTTCCCATTATGGCCATGACGCTGGGGCTGCTGGTGCTGGCGGTGCTGGCCACGCTGCTGCTGCCTGCCCGGCGCCTGATTCACCACGCCAGCGAAGAGGATCAGCAAGCCAAGCCTCCCTCGGCCAGCCTGAGACGCCTGGTGCTGCCGCTGCTGCCCGCCGCACTGATGCAGACGCTGACGCAGGCCATCGTGGGCAACTGGCTGTTCCGCATCGCGCCGGAACTGGGCCTGGGGTACTGGGACCTGATCGCCCTGCTGGCCGTGGGCGGCGTGGTGGCGTTCGGGGCCATGCCACGCACCGGAAAAATCGCGGACGGTGGGCGAGCGCGGCTGGCGGTCACGGTGGGGTACGTGCTGGTCGCCGCCGGCATGCTGGGGTTCGCGCTGACCCCGCCGGTCTGGGCCCTGTTCGTCCTGGCCCCGGTGGTGGGCCTGGGCTACGCCTTCGTGACGCCCGGCTGGGCCGCCCTGGTCGCGCAGACCCTCCCGGAAGCGCAGCGGCCCGCCGCCTGGGGCATCCTGATGACCGTGGAGAACGGCGGTATGGCGCTGGGGCCGGCCCTGGGTGGCTTGACATACCAGCTGGTCGGTGCCCCCGGCCCGTTCGGCCTGAACGCCGTGCTCAGCATCGTCACGGCCGGCGGGTACATCCTCTTCAGGCAGCACTTTCCCTCCACCAACCGCAGCGCGCCAGCCGCGAACAGCGAACCCGTGCATGTCGCCCCTACCCCCGCCCACGTGGACGCCGACTACGCCCGCCTGCAAGAGGAAACCAAGACCTGAACCACACCCCACAGCGGGCCAGCCTCGTTGCGCTGGGTTCCTGACCTGCGCTAGATATAGGGGCCATGCCGTCCCGTTCGCGCCGTCAAGCTCGCCCCCCACAGCGTCACTCCAGGCTCAGCCCGCTTTTTCAGGTGATCGATGCGATTGGGATCGCCTCCTTAGCTTATTACGCCGTGCAACAGGCGGCCAGTGCGCTGCTGCCCCGGCCGAAAATTCCAGTGGCGCAGGAAGGCGTGGGCATCACTTTCCTGATTCCGGCCCTCAACGAAGCGCAGGTGATCAGACCCACCATCGAGAATCTTCGCGCGACCGTGCCGGATGCCCGCATTGTGGTGATCGACGACGCCAGCGACGACGGCACCGACGACCTGGTGCGTGAAATGGCGGCGCGCGACGCCCAGGTGCGCCTGCTGCGGCGGGAATTTCCGAATGCCCGACAGAACAAGGGCAAGGCCATGAACTGGGCCGTTTCACAGTTCATGGCCACGCCTGAATTCCGTGCCCTGGATCTGAACAACGAGGTCTTCATCGGCATCGACGCCGATGGGCGCGTGGGCGACGACTTCGCGCCGCAGGTGCGCGGGGCCTTCCGTGACCCGCAGGTGATGGCGGCGCAGGGCTGGATGCGTTACCGGCAGGACGCGGTTCACCTGAGCGGCTGGCCGGGGGCGCTGGCCAACCTCCTCCTGATTCATCAGGACCTGGAGAACTTCATCGTCGGGCATGACCAGCGGCTGCGGCACCGGGCGG from Deinococcus fonticola encodes the following:
- a CDS encoding MFS transporter, which translates into the protein MPLPRLALDRLPLKPGTASSVLAASLTLVTSEFVRSGMYGAYFTQVIDTQYHLPVAVAGMVVAAHMIADTLMRAPAGSLIQKYGPQKVAFAGAVLSLVALSLLLLPAAHSIWMVILIAALHGIGFSPVWPAMMNLTADAALPGYEGRTLTLVTSSLMPLVGLGFMVYGAVAKNPDFPIMAMTLGLLVLAVLATLLLPARRLIHHASEEDQQAKPPSASLRRLVLPLLPAALMQTLTQAIVGNWLFRIAPELGLGYWDLIALLAVGGVVAFGAMPRTGKIADGGRARLAVTVGYVLVAAGMLGFALTPPVWALFVLAPVVGLGYAFVTPGWAALVAQTLPEAQRPAAWGILMTVENGGMALGPALGGLTYQLVGAPGPFGLNAVLSIVTAGGYILFRQHFPSTNRSAPAANSEPVHVAPTPAHVDADYARLQEETKT